In a single window of the Elaeis guineensis isolate ETL-2024a chromosome 4, EG11, whole genome shotgun sequence genome:
- the LOC140857406 gene encoding uncharacterized protein, translating to MRKDAAELVQRCEPYQRLTSVEHPQSNGEVEVTNRTILHELKTRLNEARGLWVEELPSVLWAYRMMPHVPTRESPFNLAYGTEAMIPLEIGLPSIRVEQYHELDNSECRRADLDLLPEGRPS from the exons atgaggaaggatgcggctgagttggttcagAGGTGTGAGCCGtaccagag GCTGACCTCAGTCgaacatccacagtccaacggtgaagtgGAAGTAACCAACCGAACCATTCTACATGAACTGAAGaccagactgaatgaagccagaggcctctgggtTGAGGAACTGCCCTCtgtcctgtgggcataccgaatgaTGCCCCATGTCCCAACCAGAGAATCCCCCTTCAACTTGGCCTACGGAACGGAAGCaatgatcccgctggagatcgggCTACCGTCGATCAGAGTCGAGCAGTATCATGAGCTGGacaactctgagtgtcggagagctgacttggacctctTGCCCGAAGGCCGTCCGTCTTGA